The Streptomyces sp. V3I7 genome segment GCCGCCGACACCGAGCACGGTAGCCATGGCCGTGGCTGCCAGAAGTCTCTTTCGCAAGTGGGATCTCCGGTTCGAAGGTGTTGTGCAGAGTTGACCTGCGAGGCCGCCAAATGGTTGCCCCGCTCGCGCCAATCTCGGTTGCGGGTGGGGCCCGTTCCGGAGGACTGTCTCGGCGTGATCGAACTGAGGAACCTGGAACCGGACGACTGGCAGCTCTGGCGCGCGCTGCGACTGGCCGCACTCGCCGAGGCGCCGTACGCCTACGGCACGAGGTTGGCGGACTGGCAGGGGGAGGGGGACCGGGAGGAACGTTGGCGGGACCGCCTGGCCATCCCCGGATCGCTCAACCTGGTTGCGGTCCGCGCGGGCGAGCCGGTCGGGATGGCCAGTGGGGTCCCGGCCGAGCGGCGGCCGGATGCCGTGGAGCTGATCTCGATGTGGGTCAGTCCCGCGGCCCGGGGCCAGGGGGCGGGCGGCCTCCTCATCAGAGAGGTCGCCCGCTGGGCCGCTGCGGAGAAGGGCGCGACGACGTTGCTGCTGTCGGTGATGCCGGACAACCGCGCGGCCCTCGCGCTGTACGAGCGTCACGGCTTCAAGGACACCGGAGAACCAGGTGACTTGCTGCCGGACGGCGTACGCAGGGACGTGGTGATGGCGAAGGACCTCAGCCCGGCGTGATCACCGGGTCAGACCACGACGCGGTAGTGCGTCGTCAGGCGTCGGTCGTCGCCCAGGATGTGGAAGGCGAGACCGGGCGGCTGCTCGCGGTCGGCGGCGTCGTCGCCCTCCCAGGGCATGCGCAGCGTCCAGGTGACGGCTGGTCCGACGATCAGGGGACGGCCTGCGAAGGTCGTGGCGGCCGCGGTGTGGGCGTGCCCGGTCAGGACGGCGACGACCTGGGGGTACGCGTCGAGCAACGCGGCCAGTTGCTCGGGCTGTTCGAGCAACGAGGAGTCCGGCAGGGGGTGGTGCAACTCGACCGGGGGCTGGTGGAAGGCGATCAACACCGTGGTGTCCCGGGGCAGTTCGGCGAGTCGGGTCTCGATCCAGTCGAGCGTCTCGGCGTCGAGGCGCCCCTCGTCGTGGCCGGGGATCGTGGAGTCGCACATCAGGACGGCGGTCCCGGCGACGTGGTGGATCCGGTTGACGGGAGCCGGGTCCGGGGTCTCGCCGAGCAGGGCCTTGCGGTAGGCCGGACGGCTGTCGTGGTTGCCGGGGCAGGTGAGCACCGGGAAGGGCGCGTCGAGCAGGCGCGCCGCCTCCTCGTACTCCGCCTCCGCGCCGTGGTCGGCGATGTCCCCGGTGACCAGCAGGGCGTCGACCGGGCCCGGCAGGGCTCGCAGGTAGTCCATGACGCGGCGCGCGCGTCGGGTGGCCCGCTCGCTGCCGTCCAAGTGCAGATCGCTGATCTGGGCAAGCAGCAGTGTCATGATCCATCCCCTCCCAGGGCGGCCGGGCGGCCCGGGCCGCTGTTCTCGCGGACCGACGGTCTAACGGAAGTTCTTGTTTTTCCGTTAGAGACTCTAGGGTGGGCGCGCGCAGGTGATCAAGTAGTCGACGGTCGGCAACGGAAGGAGGCGTCGATGGAGCGCTGGCTGGCATTGGAGTTGGCGAGCACGATCCGCTACGACGGGGACGGCGGCGTAACGGACGACCTCGCCACCGTGCAGGGAACGACCCAGTGGATCCGGGCACAGTCCGGCCTGCTGGCCGCCCACGTCTCGTCCGCCGCGGACATCGAGGCGGGGGAGGGGCTCAGGAGCGAGATCGTCGAGCTGCGGCGCGCGGTCCGCACGCTGTTCGCACGAGCGGTCAGCCCGGCGCCCCCGAGCCCGGCGGACGCCCATCGGCTGATGCCGGCCGACGAGGCGATGGCCCGCGTCAACGCCGTAGCCGCCCGTGAATCGGTCGTTCCGCAGCTGCACTGGCCGTCCGGCACGCACCCCACCACCCTCCTGCGATCGACGGAGGACGATCCGGAGATCCGGCTCATGGCGGCCCTGGCCCGCGCGGCTGTCGACTTCCTGAGCGGACCGCAGCGCGAGCGGCTGCGCGCCTGCACCGCTCCGCGCTGCGTGCGCTACTTCGTCAAGGCCCACGGACGCCAGGGATGGTGCAAGCCGTCCTGCGGAAACCGCGCCCGGGCGGCTCGTCACTACCAGCGTCACAGGTCCCCGTGTCCGGAACAGCCGCCCGCCCCGGACACGGGGACCGCGCACGATGCGTGACGGACGGGCGGCAGCGCGTCCCGGTTCGGCCGCGTGGCGGGGGTACGTCGGCCAGTCGGCAGGGCGGCTTCGGTCACTTGCCGGATGTCGCGGTGCCCGGCCACCGGGGACCCTGAGGTACATGCGTCACGACACAGCGTGAGCCGTGAGACAGGACAGCCGTTCAGCAGGACAGCAGGGGAGCCGCGGGCAGAACGCCCGGCCTTCGGTACCCGCCCTTCACGGCCCCACGCTCCCGGATTCGTTCCGGGTCCGGAAGGAGGCAGGCTTATGACGATCCGCCTGACGTTGCTGTGTGCGCCCGGTGGTGACGCCACCCTCGATCCCTTCCTCGGCGGCGATGCTCCGCTGAGCCGGCGCAGCCTGCACGAGGCAGCCGTCGTGGGAGCCGCGCTTCCTCCCCATGGACTGGCCGTCCGCGCCCCCTCCAACCGGTGCGCCCAGACCGCCGAAGCCGTCGGCCTCGTCGCCGCGTCCGAGCCCGCGCTGCGCGACATCGACCTGGGCGAGTGGTCCGGGCGTACCGTCCCTGATCTCGTGGCGACCGACCCCGTCGCGTTCAGCAACTGGCTCACGGATCCGGATGCCGCCCCGCCCGGCGGCGACTCCGTACGCGAGCTCTGCCGCCGGACCGCGAACTGGCTGAACATCGTGGCCTCCGACACGGGCCACGCGGTGGCCATCACCGAGGCCGCCGTCGTCCGAGCCGCGCTGGTCCACGCCCTGGGCGTACCCGCGAGGGCCTTCTGGCATCTTCCCGTGGCGCCCTTGTCCGTCGTCTCGCTCGCCTGGCGACACGGCTCCTGGGGCGTCCGCCTCGGCTGCGGCGTCCGCGAGCAGTTCGCTCACGAGGGACGCCCGTACGCACCGATCGTGGTCAGCCCGCGCCGAGCCGCCTGGGCCGCGGGGAGCGGCCGGGTTCAGCAGCCCGGGAAGTGAGTCCCGGGCGACGGGACCGGCGGCGTAACAGGTCGAGGACTGCGGGCGGATCGGCGAGACCGGGCCTTCCGGAGCGCACCCAGCCGACGATGTGGGCGGTCGCGTCCGGATGGCGGCACCAACGTCATGAAGTGGTGGCGGCGCAAGCCCGCACGGACCGTGGACACCGACCCCGAACCCGCTCACCCTCGGCAGGCGTTGGGTGTCACGCCGGCGGCAGGACGAGTTTGGCGGCCACGGCGTCGAGGACCCAGTCCAGGCCGGTCGCGAAGGATGCCTCGGCGTCCACGTCCGTGCCGTCGTACACGGCCTTGGCCAGCGCCGGGAAGCGGCCCGTGGCCAGCATTCTCGTCACATGCGGGCCGGAGACGCGCTGCCAGTCGAGCTTGGACAGGCGTGTGGCGCGCTCGGCCCGCAGGTTCGCGATCTCGCGCCTGATCGCGCCGGTGAAGTAGGCGCTGACAGTCTCCACGGCGCGCATGACGGTGTCGACGTCGGCGACGCCGTCGAGGGCGGCCAGCGTGGCCTCGGTCACAAGGAGAGGAACACCGTCGAGCGCCTGATCAACAAGCTCAAGGCGTGGCGGGGCATCGCGGCCCGCTAAGACAAGACCCCTGACAGCTACCTCGCCGGACTTCAACTGCGTGCCTCGGTATCGGCCGACGGGCTCAGATGAGGGCGGCGACCAGCAGGGCGAAGGCGGCGATGATGACGGCGACGCGGACGTAGTGGAAGCGGTCCCAGCGGTTCATCTGCTCCTTCCAGTCCTCGGGCCGGTTCTCGGGGGTCCAGTTCTTGCCCCGGTTGTTGATCGGGACGAGCAGCAGGAGCGACATGATCACGCTGAGGATCAGCAGCGCGCCGGCGGTGACGACGAGGCCGGTGCCGTGGTGGTTCCATCCGGCGAGGGCCCAGACCGCGACGAGGATGAGCGAGGTGATGTACCAGACCGGCATCACGGCGCCGAGCATCCGGCCGCCGTGGGTGCGGCCGAGTTGGTCACTGTCGCCGGGGAGTGCGTCGAGGATCGGGTTGATGACGAAGGCGACGGAGAACTCCACCCCCACCATCAGGCCGACGGCCACGATGGTGAAGACCTCGAGTGCGTTGAGCATGGTGCCCCCTCCTGGGATCTAGCGCCGCTAGCCGATGAGGCAACGCTAGTGCTGCTGCCGCTCGATTGTCTAGCGATGCTAGGATCCAGTCATGTCGGTACAGGAACGCAAGCAGCGCGAACGGGCGGACCGCGAGCGCCTCATCGTGGCGACAGCCCGCGAACTCGCCGAGCAGCAGGGCTGGGACGCGGTCACCACCCGCCGGCTCGCCGAGCGCATCGAATACAGCCAGCCCGTCCTCTACAGCCATTTCCGCGGCAAGCGCGAGATCATCGGCGCCGCCGCCCTCGAGGGTGCCGCCGAGATGGCCGCGGCGCTGCGGGCCGCGACCTCCGCCGCGGACGGACCTCGCACCCGGGTCACCGCCCTCGCCCGCACCTACCTCGACTTCGCCGAGCGCAACCCGGCGGTCTACGACGCCATGTTCGAGCTCGACGGCGGCCTGGCGTTCGCGCACGCGGACACTCCGGAGCCGCTGAAGGACGCCTTCGCCGCCCTGCTGGAAAGCCTCGGCGAGGTCGCCGGGGACGGCGTCCACCCGGCACTGTTCACCGAGGTGTTCTGGGCGGCCCTGCACGGGCTGGCCACTCTGACCCGAGCGGGACGGCTGCCGCGGGAGGACACCGAGCGGAGGGTGGAGCTGCTGGTGGACCGGCTCGCCATGCTCTGACACACCATCCCGGCGGGCACGCAGCCGGGGCCCTCGGGCACCGCCGCTGCCTGCCTGCGGCATCGTTTCCGGTCACTCGCGCCCACACGGCGCAGCCGCAGCTCGCCGGGCCCGTACCCCATACGGGCACCCGCCCCGGAAGCTGCGGTGCATGTCGTCAAAGGATCGAATGACGACACGGAGGACGGCCAGGGCGTCCAATGAACCCGCCGTCGTCGACCTCATGCCCGAGCCCACCACCCCGGCCACCAGTACGTCCCGGCCCCCGAGCTACCGGTCACCCTCGACATGCCGGGCAAGGTCGCCGACGTCCTCCGCGCCACCGAGCTGGAACCCGCCGAGCGCGCCGCCCTCGGCCAGGGCGTCACCGTATGGCATGGCCAGGGCTGCACCCTGCGCGTCAGCGCCATCCCGGCGGTACACCGCCAACTCCTCGACCGCTGCCGGCCGCTCGACAACGCCGCAGCGATCCCGGCGCAGCGCAAGGCCCGTCGCGAGTACGCGAACCGCGTCAACAGCCTCGCGGCTCACACCGGGGCGATGAGCGGCCCCGTCAAGATCAAGTACTGGCGGCTTTTCGGCTGACCTCGGCCGTGACGGCCGGAGCCACCCGCGGGGCGGCGCGCGCCGACGCCGTCGGCTGAATCGCTCGCGTCTCCTGCGTCCCGGGCGCGAGGATCGGCCCATGCAGCCGATCTTCGTTCTGGTGCACAGCCCGTCCGTCGGTCCCTCGACCTGGCACCCTGTCGCCGACCACCTCAGAGCGGCGGGACACGAGGTGCGGGTGCCGTCCCTGCTGCACGTGGGCGAGGGAGCTCCGCCGTTCTGGCCCCGTGTCGTGGACGCCGTACGCGACGACCTGCGGCCGGTCGGGCCCGACAGCCCCGTCATCCTGGTGGCCCACAGCAACGCGGGCCTGTTCCTTCCGGCGATCCGCGCGGGCCTCGACCGGCCCGTGACCGGCTCCGTCTTCGTCGACGCCGCGCTGCCGGCCCGCCGGGGACCGACTCCGGTCGCCCCGCCCGAGCTGCTGGAGTTCCTCCGGCCGATGGCGGTGAACGGCAGGCTGCCGCGCTGGACCGACTGGTGGGACGAGGCGGACGTCGCCCCGATGTTCACCGATCCGGCGGTGCGGCGGACGGTCGTCGAGGAGCAGCCGAGCCTGCCGCTCTCGTACTACGAGCAGCATGTCCCGGTCCCCGACGGCTGGGACGACCACCCCTGTTCCTACGTGCTGTTCGGCCCGCCGTACGACGACCTCGCCGCCGACGCCCGCGAACGCGGCTGGCGGGTGGCCCATCTGCCCGGCGCGCACCTCCACCAGACCGTCGATCCCGCCGGTACGGCCCGGAAGCTGATCGAGCTCGTCGTGCCTGCCTGATCCGCTTCCGTACGTGGTCTGCGGCGCGGCCGCGCGTGCCAATCGGCTGGGACCGGCCCGCCAACCGGAGGGAATCGGGAGCCGCCCGCCGGGCGGGCGGCTCCCTCAGTGGTACGGATCCTCCGGAAACCTGCGACGAGTGGAGCGCGCGTGATCCGGGTCCTGGTGGTCGACGACGAAGCGCTGGTCCGCATGGGGTTCTCGCACATCCTCAGCGCGGCGGACGGCATCGAGGTCGTGGGCGCGGTCTCGGGCGGCGAGGCCATCCGGACGGTACGCGAGCTCCGGCCGGACGTCGTCCTGCTGGACATCCGGATGCCGGACGTGGACGGCCTCACCGTCCTCGCCGACCTGCGCCGCATGCCGGACGCGCCGGTCGTGGCCATGCTCACCACCTTCGACACCGACGAGTACGTCGCCACCGCCCTGCGCTCGGGCGCCGCCGGGTTCCTGCTCAAGGACACCGACCCCGAGCAGCTGCCGCACCTCGTACGGTCGCTGGCCGAGGGCGGCCCGGTGCTGTCGTCCAAGGTCGCCCGCACGGTGGTGGACGGCTACCTCGACGCCGGTCTGCGCGAGCCGTCCGCCGTGCGCCTCACGGACCGGCTGACCGAGCGTGAGCGGGCCGTCCTGGTGCTGATGGCCGAGGGTCTTGCCAACAACGACATCGGGGACCGGCTGCACCTCGGGACCGGCACGGTCAAGGGCCATGTCAGCGCCGTGCTCGGCAAGCTGGAGGTCGGCAGCCGGGTCCAGGCGGCGCTCATCGCCGAGCGCGCGGGACTGCTCACCCCGTCCCAGGGCGACGGCGAGGACGCCCGGTGACGTCCCGGAGGGCGAAGGCCCTGCTGGTCGACCTGGTCCTGGTCGGGATCTCGCTGGCGGACACGCTGGTGCACATCGACCTCGGGGACGAGCCGGCCCTGTCGATCTCGCTGGTCGCCGCCTGCGCCCTGCTGCTGCGCCACCGGCTGCCGCTCACGACCTTCGTCCTGACCCTGCCGACCGCCCTGATCTCCGACGCGGTGATCGCGACCACCGCCGCGCTGTACTCCCTGGCCTCGCTCAGCCGCAACCGCTTCCTGCTGGCCGGCTGCGCGCTCGTCTTCGCGGCCGGCGACTTCCTGCCCTGGCCGTGGTCGAACGTGAAGTCCGTCCAGTTCACCCGGAGCGACAACCTCTTCCACCTCAGCTACACGGTGGCGACGGCGGCGGCCCCGGTCTTCCTGGGCCAGCTCGTACAGGCCCGGCGCGACCTGTCCCTGCGGCTCACCGAGATCTCCGAGGCGCGCGAGCACGAGAGGTCGCTGATTGCACAGAGCGTCCTCGCGAAGGAACGCGCGCAGCTCGCCCGGGAGATGCACGACGTCGTCTCGCACCAGGTCAGCCTCATCGCCGTGCAGGCGGGGGCGCTTCAGGTGAGCAGTCAGGACGCCGAGGTGCGGGAGGCCGCGGGCACGATCCGCCGGCTCAGCGTGCAGACGCTCGACGAACTGCGGCACATGGTCAACGTGCTGCGCGCCTCCGGCAGCCGCCCCACGGAGCTGACCCCGCAGCCCTTGCTCGCAGACCTGCGAGGCCTGGTCGCGAACAGCGGCATCGAGGCGAAACTGGAGACGGACCTCCTGGAGGATCTCCCGCCCACCGTCCAGCGGGCGGTCTACCGGACCGTCCAGGAGGCCCTGACCAACGTGCGCAAGCACGCCCCGGGCGCGACGGCCACCATCCGCATCCAGAAGCGGGGCGGCTCCGTCCACACGGTCGTCACCAACACCGCCCCGACCCGCGTCGCGCTCCCGCTGCCCAGCGCCCACCACGGTCTGGTGGGTCTGCGGCAGCGGGCCGAACTCCTCGGCGGCGCCGTCACGTCCGGCCCCACGGCCGACGGCGGATACGAACTGCGGCTGAAACTGCCCGCCGACCACCAGGGAGTCCACTGACCCCGCCACGCCCTCCGACGGCGGCCGAGTTCGGTCGGGCGACGGCCGGTCCAGTCGGGCGACGGCCGGGTCCGAGGGCGCGACGGCAATGGGTCCGGTGCTCAGGCCCGCGGGGCGGCCGTACCGGCAGCCACGCGCTTGCGGGCCGCTTCCGCCGCGTCCGGCTTGAAGGCCCACTCCATCTTGGGTTCCATCACGAAGCGGAAGACCCGCTGCACCGGTGCGGTGCACAGCACGGTGATCAGGGTGGCGGCGAACACGGTCACGATGATGGCGCCGTACGGCGTCCGGATCCAGGCGTAGTCGTCGTACCAGCCCCAGAAACGGGCGCCCTTGGCGATGAAGCCGTGCAGCAGGTAGCCGTACAGGGTCCCGGCGCCGAGGGCGGTGAACCACGCCTTCCGCCCCGGCACCCAGGCGAAGAAGCAGGCGACGAGGACCAGCGAGCAGCCGAACATCGCGAGCGTCATCACGCCGCCGGTCCACCAGGGGGCGCCCAGCTCCTGGGCACTGTCACGGCGGTAGAACCAGGCGGCGTTCATGCGCGGGGCGGCCCAGTAGGCGAAGACGAGCGCGGCGGCGAAGACCGGCAGCGCGATGACGCGCATCCGCCAGGTGCGGACGATCTGGAAGTGCTCCGGCTTCAGGCACAGGCCGAGCACGAAGAACGGCAGGAACTGCAGTACGCGCTGGAGGTCGAGGTCGTTGCCGACCTCGGGCGACGCCGCCGCCATCGCCGCGATGGCCAGGGCGACCGGCACGGGCCAGCGGACGACCTTCCACAGCGGCGTCGTCAGCCGCCAGACGAAGAGCGCGATCAGGAACCAGGTGAGGTACCAGGGGTTGAGCAGGGTGATCTTCTGGCCCGGGTCGTCGTCGGCCCAGCGCTTGAAGAAGGTGTACGCGATCTCGAAGACCACGTACGGCACGGCTATGCCCGTGATCAGCCGCTTCACCCGGTCCGGGCGGAAGTCGAAGCTGCGCGAGAAGTAGCCGGATATGACGATGAACGCCGGCATGTGGAACGTGTAGACCAGCATGTAGAGCGCCGCGGCCGCCCGGCTGGTGTCGCGCAGGGGCTCCCAGCTGTGGCCGCACGCGACGAGCACGATCGCCAGGTACTTGGCGTTGTCGAAGAACGAGTCCCGCTGCTTCGGCTGCTTCGATGGCTTC includes the following:
- a CDS encoding histidine phosphatase family protein, whose translation is MTIRLTLLCAPGGDATLDPFLGGDAPLSRRSLHEAAVVGAALPPHGLAVRAPSNRCAQTAEAVGLVAASEPALRDIDLGEWSGRTVPDLVATDPVAFSNWLTDPDAAPPGGDSVRELCRRTANWLNIVASDTGHAVAITEAAVVRAALVHALGVPARAFWHLPVAPLSVVSLAWRHGSWGVRLGCGVREQFAHEGRPYAPIVVSPRRAAWAAGSGRVQQPGK
- a CDS encoding DUF1772 domain-containing protein; this translates as MLNALEVFTIVAVGLMVGVEFSVAFVINPILDALPGDSDQLGRTHGGRMLGAVMPVWYITSLILVAVWALAGWNHHGTGLVVTAGALLILSVIMSLLLLVPINNRGKNWTPENRPEDWKEQMNRWDRFHYVRVAVIIAAFALLVAALI
- a CDS encoding ABATE domain-containing protein; amino-acid sequence: MERWLALELASTIRYDGDGGVTDDLATVQGTTQWIRAQSGLLAAHVSSAADIEAGEGLRSEIVELRRAVRTLFARAVSPAPPSPADAHRLMPADEAMARVNAVAARESVVPQLHWPSGTHPTTLLRSTEDDPEIRLMAALARAAVDFLSGPQRERLRACTAPRCVRYFVKAHGRQGWCKPSCGNRARAARHYQRHRSPCPEQPPAPDTGTAHDA
- a CDS encoding sensor histidine kinase, which codes for MTSRRAKALLVDLVLVGISLADTLVHIDLGDEPALSISLVAACALLLRHRLPLTTFVLTLPTALISDAVIATTAALYSLASLSRNRFLLAGCALVFAAGDFLPWPWSNVKSVQFTRSDNLFHLSYTVATAAAPVFLGQLVQARRDLSLRLTEISEAREHERSLIAQSVLAKERAQLAREMHDVVSHQVSLIAVQAGALQVSSQDAEVREAAGTIRRLSVQTLDELRHMVNVLRASGSRPTELTPQPLLADLRGLVANSGIEAKLETDLLEDLPPTVQRAVYRTVQEALTNVRKHAPGATATIRIQKRGGSVHTVVTNTAPTRVALPLPSAHHGLVGLRQRAELLGGAVTSGPTADGGYELRLKLPADHQGVH
- a CDS encoding metallophosphoesterase — its product is MTLLLAQISDLHLDGSERATRRARRVMDYLRALPGPVDALLVTGDIADHGAEAEYEEAARLLDAPFPVLTCPGNHDSRPAYRKALLGETPDPAPVNRIHHVAGTAVLMCDSTIPGHDEGRLDAETLDWIETRLAELPRDTTVLIAFHQPPVELHHPLPDSSLLEQPEQLAALLDAYPQVVAVLTGHAHTAAATTFAGRPLIVGPAVTWTLRMPWEGDDAADREQPPGLAFHILGDDRRLTTHYRVVV
- a CDS encoding TetR/AcrR family transcriptional regulator, which gives rise to MSVQERKQRERADRERLIVATARELAEQQGWDAVTTRRLAERIEYSQPVLYSHFRGKREIIGAAALEGAAEMAAALRAATSAADGPRTRVTALARTYLDFAERNPAVYDAMFELDGGLAFAHADTPEPLKDAFAALLESLGEVAGDGVHPALFTEVFWAALHGLATLTRAGRLPREDTERRVELLVDRLAML
- a CDS encoding alpha/beta hydrolase yields the protein MQPIFVLVHSPSVGPSTWHPVADHLRAAGHEVRVPSLLHVGEGAPPFWPRVVDAVRDDLRPVGPDSPVILVAHSNAGLFLPAIRAGLDRPVTGSVFVDAALPARRGPTPVAPPELLEFLRPMAVNGRLPRWTDWWDEADVAPMFTDPAVRRTVVEEQPSLPLSYYEQHVPVPDGWDDHPCSYVLFGPPYDDLAADARERGWRVAHLPGAHLHQTVDPAGTARKLIELVVPA
- a CDS encoding GNAT family N-acetyltransferase, with protein sequence MIELRNLEPDDWQLWRALRLAALAEAPYAYGTRLADWQGEGDREERWRDRLAIPGSLNLVAVRAGEPVGMASGVPAERRPDAVELISMWVSPAARGQGAGGLLIREVARWAAAEKGATTLLLSVMPDNRAALALYERHGFKDTGEPGDLLPDGVRRDVVMAKDLSPA
- a CDS encoding TetR/AcrR family transcriptional regulator C-terminal domain-containing protein — translated: MTEATLAALDGVADVDTVMRAVETVSAYFTGAIRREIANLRAERATRLSKLDWQRVSGPHVTRMLATGRFPALAKAVYDGTDVDAEASFATGLDWVLDAVAAKLVLPPA
- a CDS encoding response regulator transcription factor — protein: MIRVLVVDDEALVRMGFSHILSAADGIEVVGAVSGGEAIRTVRELRPDVVLLDIRMPDVDGLTVLADLRRMPDAPVVAMLTTFDTDEYVATALRSGAAGFLLKDTDPEQLPHLVRSLAEGGPVLSSKVARTVVDGYLDAGLREPSAVRLTDRLTERERAVLVLMAEGLANNDIGDRLHLGTGTVKGHVSAVLGKLEVGSRVQAALIAERAGLLTPSQGDGEDAR
- a CDS encoding acyltransferase family protein, which produces MARTTQVNGRQRSTLPDQRSADANGVADPAKPPQAGPGDAPKPSKQPKQRDSFFDNAKYLAIVLVACGHSWEPLRDTSRAAAALYMLVYTFHMPAFIVISGYFSRSFDFRPDRVKRLITGIAVPYVVFEIAYTFFKRWADDDPGQKITLLNPWYLTWFLIALFVWRLTTPLWKVVRWPVPVALAIAAMAAASPEVGNDLDLQRVLQFLPFFVLGLCLKPEHFQIVRTWRMRVIALPVFAAALVFAYWAAPRMNAAWFYRRDSAQELGAPWWTGGVMTLAMFGCSLVLVACFFAWVPGRKAWFTALGAGTLYGYLLHGFIAKGARFWGWYDDYAWIRTPYGAIIVTVFAATLITVLCTAPVQRVFRFVMEPKMEWAFKPDAAEAARKRVAAGTAAPRA